In Methylomagnum ishizawai, one DNA window encodes the following:
- a CDS encoding EF-hand domain-containing protein — protein sequence MTLRRPLTIALLLAASGGSALAKSNNQWPASYDTDGNGKVSKAEIEAARTAEFTAIDTDGDGYATLAELQTWLVAQQTSKYDTLNTDGGTLSQAEFVGDLTGQALSAATETFTLADTDGDSGLSADEFKALRPVFPQSIQTFVMLDTDRDTKISQDEYLTPPKPGKGGKGGPGGPGGAGGPGGPGF from the coding sequence ATGACCCTACGCCGACCCCTAACCATCGCCCTCTTGCTCGCCGCGTCCGGTGGCTCCGCCCTCGCCAAGTCCAACAACCAATGGCCCGCCAGCTATGACACCGACGGCAACGGCAAAGTCAGCAAGGCGGAAATCGAAGCCGCCCGCACCGCCGAGTTCACCGCCATCGACACCGACGGCGACGGCTACGCCACCCTGGCCGAATTGCAAACCTGGCTGGTGGCGCAACAAACCAGCAAGTACGACACGCTGAACACCGACGGCGGCACCCTGAGCCAGGCCGAATTCGTCGGCGACCTCACCGGGCAAGCCTTGTCCGCCGCCACCGAGACCTTCACCCTGGCCGACACCGACGGCGATAGCGGCTTGTCCGCGGACGAATTCAAAGCCCTGCGCCCGGTCTTCCCCCAGTCCATACAGACCTTCGTCATGCTGGATACCGACCGCGACACCAAAATCTCCCAGGATGAATACCTGACCCCGCCCAAACCGGGCAAAGGCGGTAAAGGCGGTCCCGGTGGTCCCGGCGGCGCGGGCGGTCCCGGCGGTCCCGGCTTCTAA
- a CDS encoding TolC family protein, which yields MRSLYPSLVLALWAGLAQAAGPVDLLQLYEQTLATNPVLKGKEYTIDQAHAQRDQALSKLLPQVMAVGNYSWNEFRQDRGSRFPGYTVDGYAGMRGVIQARQALFDLPSYLGYQSAGASIQQTEQELEAVRMATTADLIDRYFMVLEAVDEMSYVEGEKALTTSEMQRIRRMYERQMAMVTDLYEVEAYYQTLLTREIEVGNAKAVALEKLRETTGMPVPDLAPLARDRLPEVPGQVDEWVREANTNHPALKALQYALDAAETAIGSARAQHLPQLSLQLSEIYSDNQGYDNRPIGRYNSASVGVQLNVPIYSGGEIEAAAKEAVARYQTTQEKRVERQREIDKEVRTAYLNARTGRAKVDSTAKEIEFREKARVAQEKSYELGVATIVALLESKKNLLKARFEYAGARYDYIRSLVALRLWSGSLSLRDIEDINGWLAGAKPKR from the coding sequence TTGCGTAGCCTTTACCCGAGTTTGGTCCTGGCGTTGTGGGCGGGGCTGGCCCAGGCCGCGGGGCCGGTGGACCTGCTGCAATTGTACGAACAGACCCTCGCCACCAACCCGGTGCTGAAGGGCAAGGAATACACCATCGACCAGGCCCATGCCCAGCGCGACCAAGCCCTGAGCAAGCTGTTGCCGCAGGTGATGGCGGTCGGCAATTACAGTTGGAACGAGTTCCGCCAGGACCGCGGCAGCCGCTTCCCCGGCTACACCGTGGACGGCTACGCGGGTATGCGCGGGGTGATCCAGGCCCGGCAGGCGTTGTTCGATCTGCCGTCCTACCTGGGCTATCAAAGCGCCGGTGCCTCGATCCAACAGACCGAGCAGGAATTGGAGGCGGTGCGGATGGCGACCACTGCCGATCTGATCGACCGCTATTTCATGGTGCTGGAGGCGGTGGACGAGATGAGCTATGTCGAGGGCGAGAAGGCGCTGACCACCAGCGAGATGCAGCGCATCCGCAGGATGTACGAGCGGCAGATGGCGATGGTGACCGATCTCTACGAGGTCGAAGCCTATTACCAGACCCTCCTGACCCGCGAGATCGAGGTCGGCAACGCCAAGGCCGTGGCCTTGGAAAAGCTGCGCGAAACCACCGGGATGCCGGTGCCCGACTTGGCCCCCCTCGCCCGTGACCGCCTGCCGGAGGTGCCGGGGCAGGTGGACGAATGGGTGCGTGAGGCCAACACCAACCATCCCGCCCTCAAGGCTTTGCAATACGCCCTCGATGCCGCCGAGACCGCGATAGGCAGCGCCCGCGCCCAGCATTTGCCGCAATTGTCCTTGCAACTGTCCGAAATCTATTCCGACAACCAGGGCTACGACAACCGTCCGATTGGGCGCTACAACTCGGCCAGCGTCGGGGTGCAGCTCAACGTGCCGATCTATTCCGGCGGGGAGATCGAGGCCGCGGCGAAGGAGGCGGTGGCGCGTTATCAGACCACCCAGGAAAAGCGGGTGGAACGCCAGCGCGAAATCGACAAGGAAGTCCGCACCGCCTACCTCAACGCCCGCACTGGCCGGGCCAAGGTGGATTCCACCGCCAAGGAGATCGAGTTCCGCGAAAAGGCCCGCGTGGCCCAGGAAAAGAGCTACGAACTCGGGGTCGCCACCATCGTGGCCTTGCTTGAATCCAAGAAGAACCTGCTCAAGGCCCGGTTCGAATATGCCGGGGCGCGGTACGACTATATCCGGTCCTTGGTGGCTTTGCGGCTGTGGAGCGGCTCCCTGTCCCTGCGCGATATCGAGGACATCAACGGCTGGCTGGCCGGGGCCAAGCCCAAGCGCTAG
- the pyk gene encoding pyruvate kinase, whose protein sequence is MNPKLTKILATLSHHHCQPGFLAALHAVGMDAVRLNTAHITPDDALGVVGNIRAVSDRIAILIDTKGPEVRTRDIAAPIPLAAGETVRIVRADPVGKAFGVSYPGFIDEVPVGAAILIEDGSLELAVVAKASDALVCQAVNPGRIAARKNVNVPSVRLDLPALSGRDAEFIHFAAENAVDYIAHSFVRGAADIKAVQDILDAHPSPVQIVAKIENKEGIDHLDEILEACAGVMIARGDLGVEVPFEQLPTLQKRIIQAAARKAKLVITATQMLHSMIENPRPTRAEVSDVANAVFDGTDAVMLSGETANGKYPLEAVATMARIAREAEKQRPRGWDIEADATSSPVRAYFAHAAAHACREVPARAIIADSETGRIARLVSAYRPGIPIYVKSPRLRTVRELALRYGVYAQLQAPQPNTDQLVYSSVSSLLADGSIAPEDVVVVVGGTPGLSGSTNFLAVNIAGHCVEGGPPPV, encoded by the coding sequence ATGAATCCCAAACTCACCAAAATCCTCGCGACCCTGTCGCACCATCATTGCCAACCCGGATTCCTGGCCGCGCTGCACGCGGTCGGCATGGACGCCGTGAGGCTCAACACCGCCCATATCACACCCGACGACGCCCTGGGCGTGGTCGGCAATATCCGCGCCGTGTCCGACCGTATCGCCATCCTGATCGACACCAAGGGGCCGGAAGTCCGCACCCGCGACATCGCCGCGCCGATCCCGCTCGCGGCGGGCGAGACCGTCCGCATCGTCCGCGCCGACCCGGTGGGCAAGGCGTTTGGTGTGTCCTATCCCGGTTTCATCGACGAGGTGCCGGTCGGCGCGGCCATCCTGATCGAGGATGGCAGCTTGGAATTGGCCGTGGTCGCCAAGGCGTCCGACGCCCTGGTCTGCCAAGCGGTGAATCCGGGCCGCATCGCCGCCCGCAAGAATGTCAACGTGCCCTCGGTGCGGCTGGACCTGCCCGCGCTCTCGGGCCGTGACGCCGAATTCATCCATTTCGCGGCGGAGAACGCGGTGGACTATATCGCCCATTCCTTCGTGCGCGGGGCCGCCGATATCAAAGCGGTGCAGGATATCCTCGACGCCCACCCAAGCCCGGTCCAAATCGTCGCCAAGATCGAGAACAAGGAGGGCATCGACCATCTCGACGAGATTTTGGAAGCCTGCGCCGGGGTGATGATCGCCAGGGGCGATCTGGGCGTGGAGGTGCCGTTCGAGCAATTGCCGACCTTGCAGAAGCGCATCATCCAGGCCGCCGCCCGCAAGGCCAAGCTGGTCATCACCGCGACCCAGATGTTGCATTCGATGATCGAAAATCCGCGCCCGACCCGCGCCGAGGTGTCCGATGTCGCCAACGCGGTGTTCGACGGCACCGACGCGGTGATGCTCTCGGGCGAGACCGCCAACGGCAAATATCCACTGGAGGCGGTCGCGACCATGGCCCGCATCGCCCGCGAGGCCGAGAAGCAGCGCCCTAGGGGCTGGGATATCGAGGCCGACGCCACCTCCAGCCCGGTGCGGGCCTATTTCGCCCACGCGGCGGCCCATGCTTGCCGCGAAGTCCCGGCCCGCGCCATCATCGCCGACTCGGAAACCGGCCGCATCGCCCGGCTGGTGTCGGCCTACCGGCCCGGCATCCCCATCTATGTGAAAAGCCCGAGGCTGCGCACGGTGCGGGAGCTGGCCTTGCGCTACGGCGTCTATGCCCAGCTCCAGGCGCCCCAGCCCAATACCGACCAGCTCGTCTATAGTTCGGTGAGTTCGCTGCTGGCCGATGGCTCCATCGCCCCGGAAGACGTGGTGGTCGTGGTCGGCGGCACGCCGGGATTGAGCGGTTCGACCAATTTCCTGGCGGTCAATATCGCCGGGCATTGTGTCGAGGGCGGCCCGCCCCCGGTCTGA
- a CDS encoding HD-GYP domain-containing protein, with product MNTLQQHKIDERETVKIPVGELRVGMFVSELDRPWLETPFLLQGFELKTEQDILAVQAVCEYVYIDTVRSRIVSYGLPGIKAGQSSPGHRAKPEGGFERELGKAGAAQRETSGLVKRFIDDIRLGHSVDIQVARAAVSECVSSILRNSEAMMFLTQIKTRDEYTSQHSFNVCVYAITLGRQAGLQPRELENIGLCGLLHDMGKVRIPLEVLNKEGKLTPEEFAIMKTHARHGRDILMSGRNIYSGTVDVAFGHHENLDGTGYPRSLDGSQLNLYTKIVSIVDKYDAITSNRSYQRGRSHIEAIKILNDLAKDKIDPQLAVGFISCLGVYPAGSVVELTTGEVGVVIEQNPRSRLRPRIVICRDAGKNRVPVRFLDLSEREHDDQGRLFAIRTLHPPDAFGIDLRQFQDLMEKRVW from the coding sequence ATGAATACACTGCAACAACATAAAATCGACGAACGCGAGACCGTCAAGATTCCCGTCGGCGAGTTGCGCGTTGGCATGTTCGTTTCCGAATTGGACCGGCCCTGGCTGGAAACGCCTTTCCTCCTGCAAGGCTTCGAACTGAAGACCGAGCAGGATATCCTGGCGGTCCAGGCAGTTTGCGAGTATGTCTATATCGACACCGTGCGCTCCCGCATCGTGAGCTACGGCCTTCCGGGAATCAAGGCCGGCCAGTCGTCCCCCGGCCACCGCGCCAAGCCGGAGGGGGGCTTCGAGCGCGAACTGGGGAAGGCCGGTGCCGCCCAGCGGGAGACCAGCGGCCTCGTCAAGCGCTTCATCGACGACATCCGGCTCGGCCACAGCGTGGACATCCAGGTCGCCAGGGCGGCGGTCTCGGAATGCGTGTCCAGCATCCTCAGGAATTCCGAGGCGATGATGTTCCTGACCCAGATCAAGACCAGGGACGAGTACACCAGCCAGCACTCCTTCAACGTCTGCGTCTATGCCATCACCCTGGGGCGGCAGGCCGGTTTGCAACCCCGCGAACTGGAGAACATCGGACTGTGCGGCTTGCTGCACGACATGGGCAAGGTGCGGATACCCCTGGAGGTTCTCAACAAGGAAGGCAAGCTCACCCCCGAGGAATTCGCCATCATGAAGACGCATGCCCGCCATGGCCGGGATATCCTGATGTCGGGACGCAATATCTATAGCGGCACCGTGGATGTCGCCTTCGGCCACCACGAGAACCTCGACGGCACCGGCTATCCCCGCAGCCTCGATGGCTCCCAACTCAACCTCTACACCAAGATCGTCTCCATCGTCGATAAATACGACGCCATCACCAGCAACCGCAGCTACCAACGGGGCCGTAGCCACATCGAGGCCATCAAGATATTGAACGACCTCGCCAAGGACAAGATCGACCCGCAGCTGGCGGTGGGCTTCATCTCCTGTCTGGGGGTATATCCGGCGGGCAGCGTGGTGGAACTCACCACTGGCGAGGTGGGTGTGGTGATCGAACAGAATCCGCGGTCGCGCCTGCGGCCCCGCATCGTGATCTGCCGCGACGCCGGCAAGAACCGGGTGCCGGTCCGTTTCCTCGATCTGAGCGAACGGGAACACGACGACCAGGGCCGGTTGTTCGCGATCCGCACCCTGCATCCACCGGACGCCTTCGGCATCGACCTCAGGCAATTCCAGGACCTGATGGAGAAGCGGGTTTGGTAG
- a CDS encoding HEAT repeat domain-containing protein: MPFPAWALRWLLGFWFVGAPPAGADPASVVGVAESRTTIAVDAVQGFRAQARQAPIGRMLTALAAETHIPIHIPAGLDTELTATCAAAAIKPLLACLLGPDANLMFRYEQGRPVEIWVLAAGTRPTATDAIPLPDPGLAAESPAVGQLLAQATAGDAEQRATALGRLIVDGRVDPAELRGALETALGDPDPEVRAQAVFGLTRQGGDTTSEVLWRAFEDPDESVRMTALEGAGEDAQGLALLRQALADRAADVREFAALKLDSLSGGAGR; the protein is encoded by the coding sequence GTGCCATTCCCCGCTTGGGCCTTGCGCTGGCTGCTTGGGTTCTGGTTCGTGGGCGCACCGCCCGCTGGCGCGGACCCGGCGTCCGTTGTCGGCGTGGCCGAATCCCGCACCACCATCGCGGTGGACGCGGTCCAGGGGTTCCGTGCGCAAGCGCGGCAAGCCCCCATCGGTCGGATGCTCACCGCCCTCGCCGCCGAGACCCACATCCCCATCCACATCCCTGCCGGACTCGATACCGAACTCACCGCCACCTGCGCCGCCGCCGCCATCAAGCCGCTGCTGGCTTGCCTGCTGGGGCCGGATGCCAATCTCATGTTCCGCTACGAACAAGGACGGCCCGTGGAAATCTGGGTGCTGGCGGCGGGCACGCGCCCGACGGCAACGGACGCCATCCCGCTCCCGGACCCTGGGCTTGCCGCCGAATCCCCCGCCGTCGGGCAACTGCTGGCCCAGGCCACGGCTGGCGACGCCGAACAACGGGCCACGGCCCTGGGGCGCTTGATCGTCGATGGCCGGGTGGACCCGGCGGAATTGCGCGGGGCGCTGGAAACCGCGCTGGGCGATCCCGACCCCGAAGTCCGGGCGCAGGCGGTCTTTGGCTTGACCCGGCAGGGCGGCGACACCACGTCGGAGGTGCTGTGGCGGGCGTTCGAAGACCCCGACGAGTCGGTACGGATGACCGCGCTGGAAGGGGCGGGGGAAGATGCCCAAGGTCTCGCCTTGCTCCGGCAGGCGCTGGCCGACCGTGCCGCCGATGTCCGGGAGTTCGCCGCGCTCAAGCTGGATTCGCTGTCCGGGGGCGCGGGGCGATAG
- a CDS encoding ATP-binding protein, which yields MAIPRHILGHAMRLTIFTKLLLAIFLGMLVILGAMLGSVQWSFQRGFDDYLRKVEARRMDALAGLLEAGYARHGAWDFLRDNPYAWFDLLGQVAAADKVRDGPEPPPAPPFEAAGGFPGPPPGHPHHFGHAGPPYPPLFKHGHLRVVDLDKVQVVGPPEGREPGAMETLRPLLHAGRTVGWLGFLPDRHATDRLQAAFVEQYARANTLIAVVALAVSFLLSLALARQFLAPIRRLAAGANALVAGDYATRIPVGSRDELGRLAGDFNRLAQTLERNEQARRQWVADTSHELRTPLAVLRSEVEALIDGVREPSPDRLRSLHCEILALGKLVDDLRELSSHDLGSLDYRMAGLDLAGLVLDCAEGFRSRFEAKGIGLKLPEPIPLPILGDAGRLRQLFLNLLENSLRYTDAGGVCRIALGREGNTAWAALEDSAPGVPETALPRLFERFFRLDPSRSRALGGTGLGLAICRGIAEAHGGGLSAAASPLGGLRLRLDLPLAPP from the coding sequence ATGGCGATCCCGCGCCATATCCTGGGCCACGCCATGAGACTCACGATTTTCACCAAGCTGCTGCTCGCCATCTTCCTGGGGATGCTGGTCATCCTGGGCGCGATGTTGGGTTCGGTGCAATGGAGCTTCCAACGGGGCTTCGACGATTATCTGCGCAAGGTCGAAGCCCGGCGCATGGACGCGCTGGCCGGACTGCTGGAAGCGGGATACGCCCGGCATGGCGCTTGGGATTTCCTGAGGGACAACCCATACGCTTGGTTCGACCTGCTCGGACAGGTCGCCGCCGCGGACAAGGTCCGGGACGGACCCGAACCCCCGCCCGCGCCGCCGTTCGAGGCTGCCGGGGGCTTCCCCGGCCCCCCGCCCGGACATCCCCATCATTTCGGCCACGCCGGCCCGCCGTACCCCCCGCTGTTCAAACACGGCCATCTCAGGGTCGTCGATCTCGATAAGGTCCAGGTCGTCGGCCCCCCCGAAGGCCGGGAGCCGGGCGCCATGGAGACGCTGCGCCCGCTGCTCCACGCCGGGCGGACGGTGGGTTGGTTGGGCTTCCTGCCCGACCGCCACGCGACCGACCGGCTGCAAGCCGCCTTTGTCGAGCAATACGCCCGCGCCAACACCCTGATCGCCGTCGTGGCCCTGGCGGTGTCGTTCCTGCTGTCCCTGGCGCTGGCGCGGCAATTCCTCGCCCCGATCCGCCGCCTCGCCGCCGGGGCTAACGCCCTGGTCGCGGGCGATTACGCCACCCGCATCCCGGTCGGAAGCCGCGACGAACTGGGCCGCTTGGCCGGGGATTTCAACCGGCTGGCCCAAACCCTGGAACGCAACGAGCAAGCCCGCCGCCAATGGGTGGCCGACACCTCCCACGAATTGCGGACGCCCCTGGCGGTGCTGCGCTCGGAGGTGGAAGCCCTGATCGACGGGGTGCGCGAACCCAGCCCGGACCGGCTGCGCTCGCTGCATTGCGAAATCCTGGCCCTGGGCAAGCTGGTGGACGATCTGCGCGAATTGTCGAGCCACGACCTGGGCAGCCTGGATTACCGCATGGCCGGACTCGACCTGGCCGGGCTGGTGCTGGACTGCGCCGAGGGCTTCCGGTCCCGTTTCGAGGCCAAGGGCATCGGCCTGAAACTGCCGGAACCCATCCCGTTGCCCATCCTGGGCGACGCCGGGCGCTTGCGGCAATTGTTCCTGAACCTCCTGGAAAATAGCCTGCGCTACACCGACGCCGGGGGCGTGTGCCGGATCGCGCTGGGCCGGGAGGGAAACACGGCCTGGGCCGCCCTTGAGGATTCCGCGCCGGGCGTGCCGGAAACGGCGTTGCCGCGCCTGTTCGAGCGCTTCTTCCGGCTGGACCCCTCTCGCAGCCGCGCCCTGGGCGGCACCGGGCTGGGGCTTGCGATCTGCCGGGGCATCGCCGAAGCCCATGGCGGCGGATTGAGCGCCGCCGCCTCGCCCCTGGGTGGACTCCGGCTGCGCTTGGACCTACCCTTGGCGCCTCCGTGA
- a CDS encoding response regulator yields MNTTKRILIVEDEPKLAGVLMDYLARAGYATDWLADGLGVAARIAAAPPDLVLLDLMLPGRDGMDVCRDIRKTSNVPIFMVTARIEEIDRLLGLELGADDYICKPYSPREVVARVRALFRRLETLGAATPPPAYRVDREKMLIAFHGAALELTTVEFRLLAILMETPGRIYSREQLLNRLYEDRRVVTDRTIDTHIKNIRRKLAQAIGEREALVSVYGVGYKFEWS; encoded by the coding sequence ATGAACACGACCAAACGCATCCTGATCGTCGAGGACGAACCGAAACTGGCCGGGGTCTTGATGGACTATCTGGCGCGGGCGGGCTACGCCACCGATTGGCTGGCCGATGGCCTGGGGGTCGCGGCCCGGATCGCCGCCGCCCCGCCCGACCTGGTCCTGCTCGACCTGATGCTGCCGGGGCGGGACGGCATGGATGTGTGCCGGGATATCCGCAAAACCTCCAACGTGCCGATCTTCATGGTGACGGCGCGGATCGAGGAGATCGACCGTTTGCTGGGGCTGGAACTCGGGGCCGATGATTACATCTGCAAGCCCTACAGCCCACGCGAGGTGGTGGCGCGGGTGCGGGCCTTGTTCCGGCGGCTGGAAACCCTTGGCGCGGCCACCCCGCCGCCGGCCTACCGGGTGGACCGGGAAAAGATGCTGATCGCCTTCCACGGCGCGGCCCTGGAGCTGACCACGGTGGAATTCCGCCTGCTCGCCATCCTGATGGAAACGCCGGGGCGCATCTATTCCCGCGAGCAACTGCTGAACCGGCTGTACGAAGACCGCCGCGTCGTCACCGACCGCACCATCGACACCCACATCAAGAACATCCGCCGCAAGCTGGCGCAGGCCATCGGGGAGCGCGAGGCGCTAGTGTCGGTGTACGGGGTGGGCTACAAATTCGAGTGGTCCTAG